Sequence from the Syngnathus acus chromosome 13, fSynAcu1.2, whole genome shotgun sequence genome:
AAAGTGACCTGTTAGCCTCTCTGGCGACATCAAGCATGTTTTATTGATGTCATTGAATGAACGTGTTCCATATGTGTGGAATAACACAATTGCGTCGTTGTGAACGatgtcatgcttttttttctcaaccttGTGAAAGCGCCTCActgggggagggggtgggggggggggtgttggaCAACAACCTCTCATGTCTTTATCGCCGCTTGACCGCTAAACCATAATGCTACACCTCTGGCCTATCGAAGCTGTTAAGGGATAATCCACAAGTTGCGAGGCGGGGGATTGTTTGTTGGACGAGCTCGCCTTGTGTCTCTCGGGATGTCCAGTCACAGCTGGAGTAAAAATAGCCCGCCTAGCCCCCAAATCGTGTTCCGGGTGGGAAAAGTCAGAGGGAAGACAGAAGCCGAGACCTGGACGTCACGTCTCATTTGCGCACGGCGGCACGTTGATACGACTTGATGTTGGGGCAGGAGCTGTgttctatgtgtgtgtatgttagCGGCCTCCTGCTCAGAGGCGAGGGAAGTGATGTCGTGTGGTAGCAGGCTGCTTTGAATAAAGACCTCTAAATTAGTCAGAAAGCTGCAGGGGAACAAGGAAAGGAGATGTgccatgcttttatttgtcttcatttcagCCTCCATTTTGCTGCCTTTTATCCAGTCCCCAGTGGGAATGCGCATCCTTTTATGACCCAGCAGGGGGGTTGTCGAGTCCCATGTGTAAACTGCTATTAACTTACATGAGAATCAACACAAACACGACACAGATTTAGCAGATGGTGAAAACATTCGCCACGGCTAATTTTGAAGGACTCTCAATTGTGGGTCACTGTGGTTCCAATTCCTGCTCATCCAAAAgcgcatatatatatatatatatatacgtatatatatacgtatatatatatatatatgatatatattctttttatCATGTCGAAAGTCACTTTTTTCGTAAAactatatatacgtatatatatatatatatatatatatatatatatatatgtatatatatgtatatatatatatgtacatatatatatatatatatatatatatatatatacgtatatatagtTTTACGAAAAAAGTGACTTTCGACATGATAAAAAGAATTGTGCAAATGGATTctcatattttatatatactcTTACATGTTTCATGAGAAAACTCTTTTGCCACCGAAATGTTGCAATTTTACAAAAGTAAAGTACGAGGATAAAGAAGCACGATTTAATTTTTAAGAATTAAAAAGTTCGCAAAAAATCTTATTGTGACATAAGTtatgattttacaattttatttctaacAACGACGATGTAAACTGAGAAGTAGTTatgaaattacattttaattgtaacAATTGTAATTTTACTAGAGTAAAGCATCATTTGTGGATTCACCTTTTCCTCCAACTGCTCCAATTTTGACACTAAAGCATCAGGCTATTTAAAACTAAATTGGCATTTACTTAAATAACACCGATTGCTTTGAGGAGTCCACTCAAGCAAAAGCGTGCTCGAACCTTAAGAGTTACTGTATGCCTCTGTGTGCCTCAGGCCAAACAAGAATGATGATTAAATATGCAGCACATTTAAGCACGGTTAAGTAATTTGCACGTCTGCTTTTTGCGGCGCCCACAATTTTTGTTTATGGCTCACAATCTGCATACATTTTAAACATGGTCTTTACCTGCACGGAAAgcttaaagttaaaaaaaaaaaaaaagtatcatcTATTATTTAGTAAGTGATGCTTCGGTTTGTCGAGTCAACGCTACGGCACGTAATGGTTATGACAATGCTCCGGTCTGAAGTGTTCTCATTTCATGTTCTGACATCTTCTAGCTTTCTTCCCATTAACTATTGACCGCACGTTACGCTTTCTGCGGCTCGTGAAGAAGACTAGAGCCAAGTCAGACCTCAAGGTCGCGTAAAACATTGCGGCCGCATCGATCGGCCATCTTCTTTGTTGTCCTAGGCATGGTATGTTTATGAAATTGCATCCCGCAATTCCTAAAGCTTCGCTCCTCTCCCGAAGGCTAAATAAGGTAACCGCATTTTGATGGAGCGCCACCATTGTGGCCGCGAGTGCCTCCGTTGTCCATACCTAATAAATTGACAAATGAATGTACCCGTAAAGCTCAAAGTCAGCACTCCTAACCTCCGCCTGCGTTCTGGAGAAAagccaaaacaataaaagtccGTCAGCGCCGGAATAtttacagccccccccccggtCCCGTGtcgttatgtttttttatgtgcgGCAAGCGAACTTTAGGAGCTTCCTCTCTCGTGACCCGGCGCCGCTTGCATTATAATCCAATTAAGCGCCATAAAGGGACGCGGCGGATGCGATGCTATGCGTAGCATCTTTCGGTTTTGGGTTAATCTTTTCGGATAGAAATAGGAAGCGTTGAATGCTTCTCTTTGCGGAGagctcatgtgtgtgtgtcgtgaTAATCCGTTGTTTATAAAGCGAGTTGCCCAGCTGTTAATGTGTGCTAATGAAAACTCCATCAGGGTGACTCAGcattaagtgtttttttttttttttgcttcttccgTCTTTCCACAGGCCACATCCCATCATCGCTCGCGGTAATCCTCCGAACCACCGACAAGATCGTGTGGTCAAATGAGTTTGAGCGTAAGTTGCCGCAACCTATTTTCGCAAAAGTAGCTTTTCTTTCCCGGTCTTAATTTGCATGGCGCTTTTTCCAACCCGCCGTTTGCTTTCCGCAGCCGTCGAGCTGACCTGCTTAATAGAGTCCATCTCCACCAACAACCCGAGGATTGAGTGGAAGAAGATTAGGAACGGCATCCCGAGCTATGTTTACTTCCAGAGGAAGATAGCGGGTAAATGAACGGCGCGCTAGGAGAACTCAACTTGGAATTCCGTTGGCGACCTGACCCGAGTCGTGCTGTGCCTTTCAATCAGCCAttgtaaagtgtttttttttttcctgtcctcTCAAAAGGCGACTTGGAGAACAGGGCGCAGCTCAGAGAGCCGGCCAACATTCTGATCTTTAACGCCACCCGCGCGGATACGGCCGAGTACCGCTGCGAGGTGGCCGCCATCGACGACCAGAGAGACTTTGACGAGATTCTCATTAGTCTTGCCGTGAGAGGtgtgtgaaatgaaacaagcgaattttttttgttttttggttagCTGACTTAACACTGAGCAACTTCTCCAGACCTCACCAAGTCAACAGTCCCGGTAAAAGGCATGATTTAAGCTTCATTGAAAAGATGTGAACTGCTAGAAACAGTTACTCTTAAATTACTCAAAGACAACTCCAGACTTATGACAAAATGTCTCTAATGACAAAGGGCTTTGTTTCCGGGGCTTTCAGCCCAAGTGGTTACACTCAGCCCAAAAGCAGTCTTGGGATGTTCTCTGTACAGCGATTTACGACATCTACTCGATTTATCTTCCTCTGTTGTTGCTGTGTTAACTTTCTTTTGGGAAGtacagtaaattaaaaaaaacaaaaaaaaccttaggGCTACATCTGCTTGCGCAATCCTAAACACAGCCAAGTTTTTGctattgtttcatttcaggTCGGTCACTTGCTTTCTGCCACCTGAAGTTTCCTGTCTCCGCTTTTTTATAAACATTgtaaaaagattttcagcTGTCCGTCTTGGGGACAAATGAATTGCATATTGTTCGCAGTGAAGCCCGTGGTGCCCCGATGCAGCGTCCCCGAGGCGGTCACGGTGGGCACGTCGACCGAGCTCCGCTGTCTGGAGAACGAAGGTTTCCCGGCACCCGTCTACCGCTGGTTCCAAAACAACGAGGAGCTTCCCCAAGACCCCAAGAACACCCCCAAGTTTATCAACGCCACGTACACCATCAATACCGACACCGGAAGCCTGGtatgaacccccccccccacccttatTTAGCACGTTTTTGTCTATTCAGCATATCAACCAAATCTGCCTGTATTGGTTTGTCTTCGGATGTAAACAGCACATGCGAGGAATTTTTATGCTGCCGAGTGTCACTCGACCGACTTGACATTTCCCCTTAGAAATTCCGCAGGGTGAGGAAGGAGGACGCGGGGGAGTACTACTGCCAGGCCAAGAATGACGCAGGCCACGCCCAGTGTCCCTCCCAGTGGATGGACGTCTGTGAGTGACGTGTGATTGACACTTTTGACAACGATGAGGAAAATGTTGAGAACGTGGATAGCATAAAATGCGAAAGGGATTGATCGGAATTAGAAACAACGGATGAAGAATACATTTCTATTTGTCTCACACAAAAGATTTGCTGGGCTATATTCaccggacacttcattaggtacacctgcaagGTCTATTTAGATTTTTATGACGTATTCTCAGAGCCATACAAAATGTATGATGACATATTACCTAAAGGAACACATTTATATGAGTTATTACGTAGTGCTTAACATATTTATTAAACCAGGACCGTCATGTGAGGCTTACGTCACAGTTGGcctaaatcaggggtgtcgaagtcatttttgtcagtggctgcattgtagtcatagtttccctcgaCGCCGTATATTTTATATAGTATAGGCTACGCAACAAACTGGTAAATagctagttttgaaatcagagactagtaaaaactgttgaaatattttaaaaagacgaacgctaataaaaattgctagcaagttttctattattttataagtgaagacaatttgacacatgaagttgatgcacaatttgtcttcacgggccacataaatgatctggtgggccgtatctggcccccgagcctcaagtttgacacctatggccTAAATTAAAAGCAGTGGTAATTACTTTATAATACGTCTTTGGGAGTTTGAAACAATCCTACCAAATTAATTGATTGTATATTGTAATAAGATAAAAATGTCTGTACCTTTTCCACAGACGATGTCGACATCCTCGATATCGCCCTCAAGTCTGTCGGCGGCGTGGTAGCGGTCATTTTTGTGATCGGCTGCATCTGGCATTGCCTTTCACGCGCCTTCTCCTCTAAAAAAGGCCAAAATGAAAACGAGTGAGTGTCTGATAGCAATGTATTTACACCAGCGTTGACAAGACATGCATTCAAAGTGTCATCGTTTACGACAGATTCAGTTGGCCGGCGCAGAATGATGGTGTCGACTACGGCGATGCGGATGAGGTACAAAATTTTGCTGGAGGGAGAGGAGGGATTTTagatcaaatgtatttttcaattGCTCACATACAAAaattggtttttttccccccagggACATTTCCGCCACAAGTCATCTTTCATCATCTGAGCCTACGAAGAAGTTACATCAACGGCAGTGGTGGTTAAGTTTGAGCTGTAACATGGCACACTCTGTTCTCGGATGCACATCAAAATCAAACCAAGTTGCCAAAGTAATGTTCAATATGGTTTTGTGGCACTAGTTCATGTTTTTTATAGCGTTGACAGATTTTATATTATGGAACTCTCCAGTAATCCTTCCGTTGTCCACCTCGCACTTGtagagtttatttttttatttcctgaaTATTTCTACTAGACAGTAAAGTCATTCATTCACTTCCAAGCTGTGACATTTAGCCGAATGATGAAAGTGTTGACGAGGGATGTGTTGGAGTAACATTCCATCACAAGTTTTGGAACAAATTCGCTtttctaatgtttttttatagactgatttttttttttttgcggaaGTCCTGTGTgtgaaaaacttttttttttcttcttcttccaagTGGCCAAGAGTTGAAAGGTATTTGTGTAGTTGTACAGGCAATAACTAAGCAGATTAAAAACTGAGGATATCAAATAACGTGAGGCACAATTTATCTGCCCTGAGCATACAGTAGTTACGACTGACAACATTATATGTCCAAGTTACCCAGTGGAATTGAACACTATATATATCCCACTTTGCTGCAAATTCAGTATTTACTATTAAAAAGTGGCAACGTTTGACATTTAGAGTGCTGTTTGTGTATAAGTGACCTTCTGTGTGTTACTACTTTTTGGGTTGTAGATATTGGACATATTGTCCAGTTTTGCATCAACATTCTACATAAATGCGCAAATGTTTTTCCCCAGTACCTTATTGTAAATAAGGCAATAAACTGTTCAAAATGGTGATTTAACAGTACAGTCATTACTGTCCAGTGCtgtttcaaactttttttttttaatgttcatgATTTGTGTAAAAACTCAGGAACTGTTGTAAAATGCCCACTGTTCATGGTTGATTTTGTTATGAATAAAATACGTTTGAACTGTTCATTTTCTTAGTGTGTGTCCTTTCAGCTGCGAGTTTAatgtgattgaaaaaaaattttttcttTATAGTTTAGAAGTTTTCTTAACTATTATGCGTCATTTATTCCTGTTAGCTtacttttaaatattaataataatttaattggCCGGTGTTTATGATGTGCAGGATACAAGAAGTAAACGAGTTAAATGTTTAAACATCTCGCTCTTATTGTGTATCTATACTTCCGGTCAGTGAGTAACTGCTTTATATACTTTTACTTTGTAGCCGCGTTTACCCGGAAGTAGTAGAGTCGACCCAGATGTCTTACATCCTGCGTATTTGACAACACTCGCTACATTCTCTTATCGGATCAAAACAACCATGTAATGTAGCGATATTCAGCCGCGAACGTGTTAGGCACACATCGAGTGTACATTTTCGGGGAAAATTGCGggtgaaaaagaataaatacgtcgtttttccttttttccccctttttccccccctaatCGATGGACATTTTGATTTCTGTTGAGCCGCACGTATCGTTATCGTGTTCCGCCCCGTCGTTCCCGCAATTGGGCATGATGGACACTTGACGTGCTTGCAATACAAATACGTCCACtatttaagagaaaaaaaaccaacaaccgTGCCGCGGCCTGCGGACGGAGGGAAATTTAACCTTCGGGCCTTGTGCTATAGCTgtatacaattttaaaaaggtgACAACAATGAGCTTCTTCAGTTTCGGACAAAGTGCGGAGATCGACGTGGTGCTCAACGACGCCGAGACGAGGAAGAAGGCAGAGCACAAAACAGAAGATGGCAAGAAGgacaaatattttctcttcTACGACGGAGAGACCGTCAGCGGCAGAGTCAACGTCACGCTCAAGAGCCCCGGAAAGAGGCTGGAGCACCAGGGCATCAAGATTGAATTTGTCGGACAGATTGGTAAGGAATTAATCTACTTTATCTATCTCAtgcagaagatgaggaggTCATCAGAAGAACTGTAGCACGCCTCGAAGCTGCGGTGCCCTACATTTCTAACCCAGTTTAGTCAGAACATATATGGGGggaaaagctaaaaaaaaaaaaaaaaatcgtggaGCACACCTCTAATCTCCTCAACCCCTATTTTCtgccaaacaataaaaacctGTGAAAAATTGATACCCCAAAAAGTGGTTGTAATTGcatagatgccacaagatggcggcaaagcgCTTAGAACAGAGATGATCATAAAGcatcaacacaatgcatgtaCACAATCGTGAACTTGTGCTACTCCTGTGCTTGCACTGTAAACAGAAAGC
This genomic interval carries:
- the jam3a gene encoding junctional adhesion molecule 3B isoform X2 gives rise to the protein MSVAGAESSRTTSALCAASLCLVVCALMCHIPSSLAVILRTTDKIVWSNEFEPVELTCLIESISTNNPRIEWKKIRNGIPSYVYFQRKIAGDLENRAQLREPANILIFNATRADTAEYRCEVAAIDDQRDFDEILISLAVRVKPVVPRCSVPEAVTVGTSTELRCLENEGFPAPVYRWFQNNEELPQDPKNTPKFINATYTINTDTGSLKFRRVRKEDAGEYYCQAKNDAGHAQCPSQWMDVYDVDILDIALKSVGGVVAVIFVIGCIWHCLSRAFSSKKGQNENEFSWPAQNDGVDYGDADEGHFRHKSSFII
- the jam3a gene encoding junctional adhesion molecule 3B isoform X1; its protein translation is METGRWQHPPVLSVALPFSLGVCPPSSSYLLRGGERVRCRERQMRRCKMAIVRLIACCVLCTNLGHIPSSLAVILRTTDKIVWSNEFEPVELTCLIESISTNNPRIEWKKIRNGIPSYVYFQRKIAGDLENRAQLREPANILIFNATRADTAEYRCEVAAIDDQRDFDEILISLAVRVKPVVPRCSVPEAVTVGTSTELRCLENEGFPAPVYRWFQNNEELPQDPKNTPKFINATYTINTDTGSLKFRRVRKEDAGEYYCQAKNDAGHAQCPSQWMDVYDVDILDIALKSVGGVVAVIFVIGCIWHCLSRAFSSKKGQNENEFSWPAQNDGVDYGDADEGHFRHKSSFII